The proteins below are encoded in one region of Pseudomonadota bacterium:
- a CDS encoding permease prefix domain 2-containing transporter, producing the protein MSRPPALARWLVERFAPTSRREDLLGDLEECFRARAATQSIRARWHYWGDVLRLAPFLAALRIEQVGGVRTLGWLLLSVPALLLWEMALVRSTAWPITAQLLAWGELPGRLTFFFVYGAITALGIVVVLGAAHQLAKGRSRSRRWWWTVGSALSLPSLFYAVHPLPLDSVWMRLAVLLGLWCAIALIARSPNTPHLLRLPRDR; encoded by the coding sequence GTGAGTCGCCCGCCTGCGCTCGCCCGGTGGTTGGTCGAGCGGTTCGCGCCCACCTCTCGGCGAGAGGATTTGCTAGGCGACCTCGAAGAGTGCTTCCGCGCCCGCGCGGCGACGCAATCGATCCGAGCGCGGTGGCACTACTGGGGTGACGTCCTGCGCCTAGCGCCGTTTCTGGCGGCCTTGCGCATCGAGCAAGTGGGTGGCGTCAGGACCCTGGGGTGGCTGCTCCTGAGCGTGCCGGCGCTCCTGCTCTGGGAGATGGCGTTGGTGCGCTCGACCGCGTGGCCGATCACCGCGCAGTTACTCGCGTGGGGGGAGCTTCCCGGGCGCCTTACCTTTTTCTTCGTGTACGGCGCCATTACTGCGCTCGGCATCGTCGTGGTGCTGGGGGCAGCCCATCAGTTAGCCAAGGGGCGATCCCGCTCTCGCAGGTGGTGGTGGACGGTGGGGAGTGCGTTGTCGCTACCTTCGCTGTTCTACGCGGTGCATCCGCTGCCCCTCGACTCTGTCTGGATGCGCCTAGCCGTGCTGCTAGGCCTTTGGTGCGCCATCGCCCTCATCGCGCGGTCGCCCAACACGCCGCACCTACTCCGCCTCCCGCGAGACCGGTAA